The genomic stretch GTTATGTGCAAGTATCTCCTTCATTTATGATTCTAAAATCAAAGTTGATTTGCAGGTGGGAGACTCAAATATGTCCTGTGCCCCACCAGAGCAAAATGGCACAATTGATTCAGATGCCTATTGTTCTGAGTTCTGGGATCTAATGCCTGATGAATCCCTTCGTAATGATCCTAGCAGTCAAAAGACTCTTGCTTTTGACCCAAGACCATGGTTCATGGAATCTGATAAGGACGACGGATCACACAGTGCACCGAATGCAAAAAAGCTCAATGCACTGGTAAGTACGTACTGAATGCTCTCAATATCGTATTATAAATTGGTTGCAAGTTTTGCCTACAAATTATGTCATGTTCTGTTGTGCCACTCTGCAGCTCCAGGTTTAGTtatgtcttttattttcaaataaactggTCTCTCAAAAACTAACCTTTCATTGTTCTTGTGTACAACAGCTTGATCCAACCGTTCAAGATTCTATGAGGTCTGTAGAGATCTATAGAGGAGATTTTTCATTCTGGTCCTATAATGATGGAGGTACTTCTTTCAATCAGATCTAGCTAGACTCTGATTGAAAATCTCAACAGTTTGAAAGAACAATTATTTCTCTCAACAGCTTATCCATCTAAACCAATTATCTCAATTATCTCAAccatttccaattccaattaTCTCAATTATCTAAACCAATTCCAATTCTCAAGACTAAACCTCTAGAGCCCAAACTTTTTCTCAAGCGTTAAAAGTCTACATGACTCAACAAACACCCAAACATTAATCCCAGCAGGTTAAAAACCCCAAGGGTATAAACCTATTTgaaatcaattaatcatattcATTGATTCCAATTAGTTATTCATTTTCAGCCTAAGAACCCCAAATGTTTCTCCCAATCCTTTTTCAATTAACTCAATTACCATCTTCTTCAAACCGCATTCTAGAGTTATGAACTCCTGTGTCGAGTTCAAGGCCTCAAGGGGGGCAATCTTCTAGGAACCCAAACCTTTCTCGCAATCGACTCAATCCCAGCAAGTGAATTACAATCTTCCCAAGTGTACCTTTAGAAAACCAAGAAACCCATTTACATGGAAATCGATCCATTATCCCACTTGTCATTTCTACAAAAACTCTCCCTCCAAAGTCCAA from Corylus avellana chromosome ca1, CavTom2PMs-1.0 encodes the following:
- the LOC132167971 gene encoding uncharacterized protein LOC132167971, with translation MSCAPPEQNGTIDSDAYCSEFWDLMPDESLRNDPSSQKTLAFDPRPWFMESDKDDGSHSAPNAKKLNALLDPTVQDSMRSVEIYRGDFSFWSYNDGGTSFNQI